The Henckelia pumila isolate YLH828 chromosome 2, ASM3356847v2, whole genome shotgun sequence genome includes a window with the following:
- the LOC140880784 gene encoding NAP1-related protein 2-like isoform X2, with the protein MGADKGKKQKLGQAEEENNGTDHVDGDLVLSIEKLQEIQDELEKINEEASEKVLEVEQQYNEIRKPVYDKRNDLIKSITDFWLTAFLSHPVLGELLTEEDQKIFKHLSNLEVEDFKDVKSGYSITFNFEPNPYFEDTKLTKTVTFLEEGTTTITATSIKWKEGMGIFNGVAEDKKGNKRSHSEESFFTWFYDTQHKGEMVEIHDEVAEIIKDELWPNPLTYFNNEADEEEFEMDDDDDDDEDKGTDESEEGDEDDGEQDDDDDEAED; encoded by the exons ATGGGGGCAGACAAGGGGAAGAAGCAGAAATTGGGGCAAGCAGAGGAGGAGAACAACGGCACGGACCACGTTGATGGAGACCTGGTTCTTTCTATTGAGAAGCTTCAGGAAATTCAGGACGAGCTTGAAAaa ATCAATGAAGAAGCAAGTGAAAAAGTCTTGGAAGTGGAACAGCAGTACAATGAGATACGCAAGCCAGTCTATGATAAAAGGAATGACCTCATAAAATCCATTACTGATTTTTGGTTGACTGCG TTTCTAAGTCACCCCGTCCTCGGCGAACTTTTGACTGAAGAAGACCAGAAG ATATTCAAGCACTTGAGTAACCTTGAAGTGGAAGATTTCAAAGATGTTAAATCTGGATACTCGATCACATTT AATTTCGAACCCAATCCATATTTTGAAGATACTAAGCTCACAAAGACTGTTACCTTCCTCGAGGAGGGAACAACAACTATCACTGCTACATCAATAAAGTGGAAAGAAGGCATG GGAATTTTTAACGGTGTTGCCGAAGATAAGAAAGGAAACAAACGATCTCATTCTGAGGAAAG CTTCTTTACATGGTTCTACGACACCCAACATAAAGGGGAAATGGTTGAAATTCACGATGAG GTTGCTGAAATCATCAAGGACGAGTTGTGGCCAAATCCTCTCACATATTTTAACAAT GAGGCTGATGAAGAGGAATTTGAGATGGACGACGATGACGATGACGACGAG GATAAGGGTACTGACGAATCTGAAGAAGGTGATGAAGATGATGGGGAACAAGATGATGACGACGATGAAGCTGAAGATTGA
- the LOC140880784 gene encoding NAP1-related protein 2-like isoform X1: MGADKGKKQKLGQAEEENNGTDHVDGDLVLSIEKLQEIQDELEKINEEASEKVLEVEQQYNEIRKPVYDKRNDLIKSITDFWLTAFLSHPVLGELLTEEDQKIFKHLSNLEVEDFKDVKSGYSITFNFEPNPYFEDTKLTKTVTFLEEGTTTITATSIKWKEGMGIFNGVAEDKKGNKRSHSEESFFTWFYDTQHKGEMVEIHDEQVAEIIKDELWPNPLTYFNNEADEEEFEMDDDDDDDEDKGTDESEEGDEDDGEQDDDDDEAED, encoded by the exons ATGGGGGCAGACAAGGGGAAGAAGCAGAAATTGGGGCAAGCAGAGGAGGAGAACAACGGCACGGACCACGTTGATGGAGACCTGGTTCTTTCTATTGAGAAGCTTCAGGAAATTCAGGACGAGCTTGAAAaa ATCAATGAAGAAGCAAGTGAAAAAGTCTTGGAAGTGGAACAGCAGTACAATGAGATACGCAAGCCAGTCTATGATAAAAGGAATGACCTCATAAAATCCATTACTGATTTTTGGTTGACTGCG TTTCTAAGTCACCCCGTCCTCGGCGAACTTTTGACTGAAGAAGACCAGAAG ATATTCAAGCACTTGAGTAACCTTGAAGTGGAAGATTTCAAAGATGTTAAATCTGGATACTCGATCACATTT AATTTCGAACCCAATCCATATTTTGAAGATACTAAGCTCACAAAGACTGTTACCTTCCTCGAGGAGGGAACAACAACTATCACTGCTACATCAATAAAGTGGAAAGAAGGCATG GGAATTTTTAACGGTGTTGCCGAAGATAAGAAAGGAAACAAACGATCTCATTCTGAGGAAAG CTTCTTTACATGGTTCTACGACACCCAACATAAAGGGGAAATGGTTGAAATTCACGATGAG CAGGTTGCTGAAATCATCAAGGACGAGTTGTGGCCAAATCCTCTCACATATTTTAACAAT GAGGCTGATGAAGAGGAATTTGAGATGGACGACGATGACGATGACGACGAG GATAAGGGTACTGACGAATCTGAAGAAGGTGATGAAGATGATGGGGAACAAGATGATGACGACGATGAAGCTGAAGATTGA